ATTGCCCTTTTACTTTAATATAGGTTTCATCGACTCTCCATGAATCATTTGTTGATTTTAGATGATGTCGTACTTTCTCTTCTAATTGAGGTCCATATTGATGAACCCAGCGCATAATCGTTGTGTGAGCAATGGATAATCCTCTTTCCTCCATCATTTCCACCAGGTTACGGAAGCTCAAATTGTACCGTAGGTACCCCTTACTGTTAATAAGATTAGTTCAGGCTGATAATGTTTCCACTTGAATAGGTTTTGCTTTTCCATACTGATCACGTCCTTTTTTAGAGTACTAGTATCAGTATGTCTAAGTTTCAGAGATTAGTTACATAAATCTTATAGTTTTTGCACCAGAACCGTTAATTTTATTATTACAAATTAATATGAGGGGAAATATTATATTGATAAAACTACTATTTCAATATCATTTAATTAACTAAAATAATTAGGATTTGATATATCTAGCTAAAAAATAATTATTTTAATTTGAAAGAAAAACAAATGAAATTTTAATATTATTAATATAATTTAATCATATACTGCATATAGATTCCCTTTATTTGGATATGAAGAATTGCATATCTATATGAAGGGATATCAACTAGTCTGTGCTATGTATTGCTGATAAAATGTGATTTTATTTGTATGTGTACAGAAAATTTTATGTTTATGAACAGAGGATAAAACTCAATAATATCAACGTTTTCTAGCTATAATCATGTTCATACAGTGTGTAAACAAATCAATGTTCAATTAAACTTAGGTTTTTATATTTCTGAACATGTATTCATCTTAAAAAACACTATAATGATAAGGGTTTGTAGTCCTTAGCGTACAATTTTCTCCGAATGATATAGTGACCCCATTTATGAAATCTTACAACACTGTCACCTTTATGTAAGGTTATTAGATAGTTTAACTATTATTTCAATGTGATAATAAAAGTATAAGAAATACACACATAAAAAATATATTATACAGAGGTAACCATACGATGATTTTAAAACTAGCATTTATACTTTTGGTGTAGTCTTGGTATTATGGGGTATATATAGTACGAAAACATATGAATCATTTTTAGACAAAATCACTGGAATAGGACAGTTATTAGGCGGAATTACATGCATAATTGCTGGGATTTTATCCTTTATAATTAAATAATTTATAAATGAGTAGCTCCAACCTTACTAACCTATAAATCACTTATTTTGTATCAAACAATCCTTACATACGGAGGTTTTAAAATGAAAAAATATATTTTAACTTTAATACCATTTATCCTAGGGATAGGGTGTGTAGTTAGTTTTAATACTATCGGATCTAAAGTTGCATCAGATGGTACCCTTGTGGAACCATTCTATTTACTACCAATGGGTTATTCATTTTTAGCTATCGGTATAATTAGTCTTTTTGTAAGTAAAATTAAAAAAGTTAATAAATAGATTTAAAAAAAGAGCCTTAATAAGGCTCTTTTTTTAAATTTCATGAAAAGTTATTTTTTATGGTTTTCCCATTGTATTTGGGTGTAAGGCAGTGATTGGGTTAAAGCGAAGCAAAAAACTAGCCCCTTATAGTGTCATAATTGATTACAATTTCTTTTAAAACAAATGTAAACTTTTGGGTATTAGTTTACATTCGATTTTTTAAGGTAAAAGGCTGAATAATTAAGAAAAGTGAATTTAATAAGTTACTATAATTTACATTTGAGTTAAAATAAGAGTGGTTGAAACTGGGGTCTCACTTATGTTTAGAAACAGAAATTAGAAAACATACAAATGGGAGGATACAATGATGAACCAAAAAAAGTTAGAAATGCCTTTTTAAAAGATATAGCAAAAATTTTGTGGATGGAATCAAATTTGAAGATGTTAAAGATAAATATAGTGTTAGTAGAAGAAAGATTGAGAAAATCGTTGAGCAAAATGAAACAGAGAAAGATCACATACTATTAATAAATCTAAGCAAAATTTTCTCATATCACTTGTCACTATGGAAAAACGATGTATTGATCAGCGGTGGAAACAATGTAGAAGGATTAAAGAACATGCAGAAGGTCTTATTTTACCAGTGCATGGGACAGGATCTCTATACAATCAGGTATCCAAGGATGATCTTGGGATATACGTTTAGAGAAGTCGTCCTCACATTAGTTCATTTTGCAATGTATGGATGGGAGAAAGAAGAAAATATATTATATGATTTTATGGCTCATCACTTCGGTGGACATTTAATAGATGCCAATGAAGAGGATAGACATATTTGGTTTTTGCTAGAGCTGTACTTGCAGTATAAAAATAAAACCATCATGGGAACGAATGAAAAATTGCATCTAGCCGTGATAAATAAGTTTAAGGAAGCTGAACTACGATGCGACTTAATCCCTGAAGACCTGAACATTTATGATGAAGTGCTGGGACGTTGGTCGACTGGTGAATTAGAAGAAATAGAACATCTAATTTCGATAATGTCTCAGTATCATTCTACATTAGCTTCTGAAATCGGACAGCTAGGTGAATTTGGTGATTTCGGATTCGGATTTTATCCTATTGAAATCTTATTCTTGATCCATGTAAGGAAACAACTAGGGTTGCCAGTACCTACTCAATTCGATAATTTTCTGATGAATACTCCAGAAGCGAAAATGGTATTTGGAGAACGTGAGCCATACCCTGAATGGGACCCCGTGCTTCAGATGATCGATGAATTTTATCGTAAAAACTACCCGGAATATATTCCTAACAAGCATGGAGAATTATTTCAATAAAAGGGAGGAAGCTAATATGCCCAATCAAGGGATAGCGCAGATTATATTTCCTGATAGCAAGGATTTGGAAACGTTTTTGAAGGAGCAAGGAAGTTATGACTTACATGAAGACCTATTAAAATATGGATTGACGACGAAACAGTTTTTATACGTTGACTATAAAGGTGAGCAATACCAAGAAATTGTCAATTTTATTCTTGATTACGAATTTGCCCACCAAATTGAATTAGCAACACAAGAAGAACTCGAGAAATTAGAAGCATTTAATTATGAATTTTTACCTGAAAAGATCAAGGAGGCCAACAAAATACTGTCACCAAAGGGGTATGGACTATTTTCATATCCAAATTCGGGAGACTTCTTCGCACTATTCATTGTAAAAATAGAGAATATAACAAAATTGCTGCAAGAAGAAGTGCTGCTTGATGATAGAATCCCTTTTCAAGAAAGGTGTATCAAGTATTATAGATAGACCGGTTCTGGTGCAAAAACCTCAAGGCAATTGCAATTTGGGGTATCGCCAGTATTTTGGAAAAAAACCACGCTAAGCAAAAAATACAATAAGCTGTCCATATGGACAGCTCATTTACATAATTCTCGTTATCAGAAGTCAATTAAATTCTTGCGATTTGCGGTCTGTACCTCATCTATAAGTAATTCCATTACAACACCAACAACGGGACCTTCAGCATCAATTTTATCAGTTAATTGAAAACCGAAAGACTCATATAGTTTCATTGCTAGTTTGTTGTCTGGATGAAGACTTAAATAAATTTTTCTGCATTGAAATTTTTGTTGTAAATACTGGATTATCAGGTGTAGAAACCGTTTTGCATACCCGTTTCCTTGGAAATGGTAATCAATCATAAAACGATCTAGCCATACGCTGTCATCTTTTGCTGAATACCAACCATACATTGCGTATCCGACAAGTGTTTCTCCATCATATAAACCTAATGATGTTCCATTTTCTTCAAATAAAGATTCTGCTAAAGAAAACGCATTACTTTCAATAAATTGTTGTTGCTCTTTAGCTACGTCTAAAGCAGCGACTGAACGCCAATTATTTACTGTTACTTCACAAATGTGAAGAGCCATAGTTCCAACTCGCTTTCTGAAGTGTTATAAAGCTAGTATGGATAATTTTACTTGTTCTTTCGTTTAAGTCAAGCTACATGTAGCTTGTTTTAAAGCATTCACATTTTCTTCTATTTTTTAAATCGAATTGGAAATGAAAGTAAGTCTATGACCTATTTTTACACGTATCTCGGCTGTACCCCCTATTAATCCGACAGCTTCGCAAAGTGAGAAAATTGTATTTCCAACTTAACAAAATAGCACTTTTATTTCTCAATACAAAATTATCCAAAATGTGATAAAGTTAATTTGTCATAGCTAATACCCTTTCATCGCTATTTTATTTTGTAGAAAACATACGAGAACAGGCTCTCTGATAGGAGGGTTTGTTTTTGTATACATATTATTTTAGAACTGATTTGTATATTTTGTCTTATTCCTCCTTTTCAAAGTATGGCAAAAACACCCAAATATGATATTTTTAT
This genomic stretch from Bacillus pseudomycoides harbors:
- a CDS encoding GNAT family N-acetyltransferase encodes the protein MALHICEVTVNNWRSVAALDVAKEQQQFIESNAFSLAESLFEENGTSLGLYDGETLVGYAMYGWYSAKDDSVWLDRFMIDYHFQGNGYAKRFLHLIIQYLQQKFQCRKIYLSLHPDNKLAMKLYESFGFQLTDKIDAEGPVVGVVMELLIDEVQTANRKNLIDF
- a CDS encoding DUF3955 domain-containing protein; the protein is MKKYILTLIPFILGIGCVVSFNTIGSKVASDGTLVEPFYLLPMGYSFLAIGIISLFVSKIKKVNK